In the genome of Gadus morhua chromosome 14, gadMor3.0, whole genome shotgun sequence, one region contains:
- the si:cabz01068815.1 gene encoding uncharacterized protein si:cabz01068815.1, whose amino-acid sequence MWTLVLVPALLPPELVEEGPPEVHTSCPAPAASLSPENHTSSSPWCADMLYAWITLLVLCHEATGFLIHNTHLSLCLEDQAGPGPGPGAVGLGRCNLDSRFQQWVWWNRGVLRNLGSDRCLASRGTDLVRTVGCPAMEEQEEEEVVVQGAGAGAGEGGAGVVEEEMLWDCLRSRLISVSSGLELSVDDSLSLALAPLYQHSGRWRSLDEGDICQEILRSKRASREPGEFEKPSESMDPRDAMAGMTEEQKKFLSWYYRTEDPTIWKFVMLGLSFVSLLVGFLLLGMGSMANKNRREIAKYKAAAALARQPGGEELETLNDFQGHDDLEAPPQGQSPAHPVCDGLSQGEIVVTWMDGNVSTLYPDPLPEEGEEVEEEKEEGKGEGCIEQTPHIEESSRDESLVKEECGACNDDGVQQIMNGKIE is encoded by the exons ATGTGGACTTTAGTCCTGGTCCcagctctccttcctcctgaaCTAGTAGAAGAAGGACCTCCTGAGGTCcacacttcctgccctgctccagctgcttCTCTGAGCCCAGAGAACCACACATCA TCTTCCCCGTGGTGTGCTGACATGCTGTATGCCTGGATCACCTTGCTGGTCCTCTGTCACG AGGCGACAGGATTCCTGATCCACAACACGCACCTCAGCCTGTGCCTGGAGGACCAGGCCGGtccgggccccggccccggcgccGTGGGGCTCGGTCGGTGTAACCTGGACTCCCGGTTCCAGCAGTGGGTCTGGTGGAACCGGGGGGTGCTGAGGAACCTGGGCTCAGACAGGTGCCTGGCCAGCCGAGGCACCGACCTGGTGCGGACCGTGGGATGCCCGGCCatggaagagcaggaggaggaggaggtggtggtgcagggagcaggagcaggagcaggagaaggaggagctggcgtggtggaggaggagatgctgTGGGACTGTCTGCGGAGCAGGCTGATCAGTGTGAGCAGCGGGCTGGAGCTCTCTGTGGACGACAGCCTGAGCCTAGCTCTGGCCCCGCTCTACCAGCACAGCGGGAGATGGAGGTCGCTGGACGAGGGAGATATCTGCCAGGAGATCCTCA GATCCAAAAGGGCGTCCAGAGAACCAGGAGAGTTCGAGAAACCCAGCGAGAGCATGGATCCCAGAGATGCAATGGCCGGCATGacagaggagcagaagaagttTCTGAGCTGGTATTATCGCACGGAGGACC CCACCATATGGAAGTTTGTAATGCTGGGACTTTCCTTTGTCTCCCTGCTTGTGGGCTTTTTGCTTCTGGGAATGGGTTCCATGGCCAACAA GAACCGGAGGGAGATAGCCAAGTACAAAGCCGCCGCCGCACTGGCACGACAGCCCGGTGGCGAGGAACTGGAGACCCTGAACGACTTCCAGGGCCACGATGACCTCGaggcccccccccagggccaaaGCCCGGCCCACCCGGTCTGCGACGGGCTGAGCCAGGGGGAGATCGTGGTGACGTGGATGGATGGCAACGTCTCCACCCTCTACCCAGACCCCCtgccggaggagggggaggaggtggaggaggagaaggaggaggggaagggcgAGGGGTGCATTGAGCAGACCCCACATATAGAGGAGAGTAGCAGAGATGAGTCTTTGGTGAAGGAGGAGTGTGGGGCGTGTAATGACGATGGGGTTCAGCAGATAATGAATGGAAAGATAGAATGA
- the mtfmt gene encoding methionyl-tRNA formyltransferase, mitochondrial, whose amino-acid sequence MMLLHMWNHVNTRQLALKILGLRCHKHSRACVGLLGEKPQRSEYKHCRLCSTSAPPWRILFFGTDDFALESLKSLTATRGTNESVVASLEVVALSNNVPVKKFADQNGLPVHIWPVVDLQGRFDVGVVVSFGCLLKERLIRQFPLGILNVHPSLLPRWRGPAPVFHTVLHGDATTGVTIMQIRPCRFDVGPILRQETYSVPTHCTADQLGATLATRGAHLLMDTLKTLPERLANKVEQNQTGATSAPKISISMSWVSWEDQTCGEIDRLFRAIGSRIPLRTLWMGKTIKLLDFVGKCDISLSGHGRPPIPGSIIYLKMSNTLAVCCKDDWVGFKAVVLKKRLSAADFYNGYMHHGLTGKPSHQPEQCLFISNRTETSKGTELKETIA is encoded by the exons ATGATGTTGTTGCATATGTGGAACCATGTCAACACAAGACAACTTGCACTAAAGATACTTGGCCTCCGATGCCACAAACACTCCCGTGCATGTGTGGGACTGTTGGGTGAGAAACCCCAGAGGTCCGAGTATAAACACTGTAGGCTCTGCTCCACATCTGCACCACCCTGGAGGATTCTGTTTTTTGGGACGGATGATTTTGCACTGGAGTCCCTTAAGTCTCTGACAGCCACCAG GGGAACTAATGAAAGCGTTGTGGCGTCTCTGGAGGTTGTTGCTCTGTCCAACAACGTTCCCGTGAAGAAGTTTGCGGACCAAAACGGACTTCCCGTGCACATCTGGCCTGTCGTAGACCTCCAGGGTCGCTTTGATGTCGGCGTGGTGGTATCGTTCGGCTGCTTACTCAAAGAGCGACTCATACGCCAATTTCCATT GGGAATCCTCAACGTGCACCCGAGCCTGTTGCCACGGTGGCGAGGTCCAGCGCCGGTGTTCCATACCGTCCTGCACGGAGACGCCACCACAGGGGTCACCATCATGCAGATTCGGCCCTGTAG GTTTGATGTGGGGCCCATACTCCGCCAGGAGACTTACTCTGTGCCCACACACTGCACTGCTGACCAGCTAGGGGCTACCCTTGCCACCAGGGGGGCCCATCTG CTGATGGACACACTTAAGACACTTCCAGAGAGACTTGCTAACAAAGTGGAGCAAAACCAGACAGGAGCAACATCAG CTCCCAAAATTAGTATTTCAATGAGCTGGGTGTCGTGGGAGGACCAGACCTGTGGAGAGATCGATCGTCTGTTTCGTGCCATTGGGTCACGG ATTCCCTTGAGAACTTTATGGATGGGAAAGACCATCAAACTTCTGGACTTTGTTGGAAAATGTGACATTTCGTTATCAG GTCATGGAAGGCCACCAATTCCTGGTTCGATCATCTATCTTAAAATGTCAAACACGTTGGCAGTCTGTTGCAAG GACGACTGGGTGGGATTCAAGGCTGTTGTATTGAAGAAACGGCTGTCAGCAGCAGACTTCTACAATGGATACATGCACCACGGCCTAACGGGAAAGCCATCACATCAGCCAGAACAATGCTTGTTCATCAGCAACAGAACTGAAACATCTAAAGGCACAGAACTGAAAGAAACGATAGCATAG